In Serratia liquefaciens ATCC 27592, the genomic stretch TTTTTGCTTAAGTTGGGATTGAAAACGGTACATTCTACCGCCATCTCATGTATATCACCAAATCGGTCTTCATCGGTGTGAGTCTACATGAGCTGCGAACCTGACATTAAGACTCTTTTTATGATAGTTGGAAAACGAGATGGCTAATAAAAAGCGTTCTGCTAGCTCCAGTCGCTGGTTACAAGAACACTTTAGCGATAAATATGTGCAACAGGCGCAGAAAAAAGGGCTACGTTCGCGCGCCTGGTTTAAACTTGATGAAATACAGCAGAGTGACAAACTGTTTAAACCTGGCATGACCGTAGTAGATTTAGGTGCGGCGCCGGGTGGTTGGTCGCAGTATGTCGTGACCCAGATTGGCGGTTCCGGCCGCATCATCGCCTGTGATATTTTGCCAATGGATCCTATCGTTGGCGTCGATTTCCTTCAGGGCGATTTTCGTGATGAACTGGTGCTCAAGGCTCTGTTGGAACGTGTAGGTGAAAGTAAGGTTCAGGTGGTCATGTCTGACATGGCCCCGAATATGAGTGGCACTCCGGCCGTCGATATTCCAAGATCGATGTATCTGGTGGAATTAGCACTGGGAATGTGTCGTGATGTCCTCGCACCAGGCGGAAGTTTCCTGGTGAAGGTGTTCCAGGGAGATGGCTTTGACGAGTACCTACGGGAAATTCGCTCCCTGTTTACGAAGGTTAAGATTCGTAAGCCAGACGCTTCCCGCGCACGTTCGCGCGAAGTGTACATTGTAGCGACAGGGCGCAAGCTGTAGTACCCTAACGCTGTTTGTTAACACAGTTGTAATATGAGGTTAATCCCTTGAGTGACATGGCGAAAAACCTAATTCTCTGGTTAGTCATCGCGGTAGTGTTGATGTCTGTATTCCAGAGCTTTGGGCCCAGCGAGTCGAATGGCCGTAGGGTGGATTACTCTACCTTCATGTCCGAACTGACCCAAGATCAGGTTCGCGAAGCGCGAATCAATGGACGTGAAATTAACGTTACCAAGAAAGACAGTAACAAATACACGACCTACATCCCTGTCAACGATCCTAAGTTGCTGGATACGTTGTTGACCAAGAATGTGAAAGTGGTTGGTGAACCGCCTGAAGAGCCGAGTTTGCTGGCTTCTATCTTTATTTCATGGTTCCCGATGCTGTTGCTGATCGGGGTCTGGATCTTCTTCATGCGTCAAATGCAGGGCGGCGGCGGCAAGGGCGCGATGTCCTTCGGCAAGAGCAAGGCCCGCATGCTGACGGAAGACCAGATCAAAACCACTTTTGCTGACGTTGCTGGCTGTGACGAAGCGAAAGACGAAGTAAGCGAATTGGTGGAATACCTGCGCGAGCCGAGCCGTTTCCAGAAGCTGGGCGGCAAGATCCCGAAAGGCGTGCTGATGGTTGGCCCGCCGGGGACAGGTAAAACCCTGCTGGCGAAAGCTATCGCCGGTGAGGCGAAAGTGCCGTTCTTCACCATTTCCGGTTCTGACTTCGTGGAAATGTTTGTGGGTGTCGGTGCTTCCCGTGTGCGTGACATGTTCGAGCAGGCGAAGAAAGCGGCACCGTGCATCATCTTTATCGATGAAATCGATGCCGTCGGTCGCCAGCGTGGTGCCGGCCTGGGCGGCGGTCATGACGAACGTGAGCAGACGCTGAACCAGATGCTGGTTGAGATGGACGGCTTTGAAGGCAACGAAGGTATCATCGTTATCGCTGCGACCAACCGTCCAGACGTGCTTGACCCGGCGTTGCTGCGTCCAGGCCGTTTCGACCGCCAGGTTGTGGTGGGCTTGCCGGACGTGCGTGGTCGTGAGCAGATCCTGAAAGTGCATTCACGCCGCGTGCCACTGGCACCCGATGTTGATGCTTCTGTACTGGCTCGTGGTACGCCGGGCTTCTCCGGTGCTGACCTGGCCAACCTGGTTAACGAAGCTGCCCTGTTTGCCGCACGTGGCAACAAACGTGTTGTGTCGATGGTGGAGTTCGAAAAAGCCAAAGACAAGATCATGATGGGTGCAGAACGTCGCTCCATGGTGATGACCGAAGCGCAGAAAGAGTCGACCGCGTATCACGAAGCTGGCCACGCCATTATTGGTCGCCTGGTTCCTGAGCACGATCCGGTGCATAAGGTCACGATTATTCCTCGTGGCCGTGCGTTGGGTGTGACCTTCTTCCTGCCGGAAGGGGATGCGATCAGCGCCAGCCGTCAGAAGCTGGAAAGCCAAATCTCTACTCTGTACGGCGGTCGTCTGGCTGAAGAGATCATTTACGGACCGGAAAAAGTCTCTACCGGTGCCTCGAACGACATTAAAGTGGCGACCTCGATTGCACGCAACATGGTGACCCAATGGGGCTTCTCCGAGAAGCTGGGGCCATTGCTGTATGCGGAAGAAGAGGGCGAAGTGTTCCTGGGCCGTTCAGTGGCCAAGGCGAAGCACATGTCGGACGAAACCGCGCGCATTATCGACCAGGAAGTTAAATCCCTGATTGAACGTAACTATGTGCGAGCGCGTTCGCTGTTGATGGAAAACATGGACATCCTGCATTCAATGAAGGACGCCCTGATGAAGTACGAAACCATCGACGCGCCGCAGATTGACGATCTGATGAACCGCAAAGACGTGCGTCCGCCAGCGGGTTGGGACGATGTGGGCAAGGGCAGCAATTCCGACAACGGTGGCACACCAAAAGCCCCGACGCCGGTTGATGAACCGCGCACACCAAACCCAGGCAATACCATGTCTGAACAGCTAGACAAGTAACTTTGGCTGTGTAATAACATCGAACCCCGGCATGCCGGGGTTTTTTATTGCCCGGCGGGCAGTGAACCAGGCAACAGTAAGGTGGATTAGCAATGCAGTTAACCGTGCGAGACATGACTCTCGATCTTTCCCATCCGCGGGTGATGGGGATCCTCAACGTGACCCCGGATTCTTTTTCTGACGGCGGCCAGCACAACCAGCTTAATCAGGCTTTGCTGCACGCGCATGCGCTGATTTCGGCCGGTGCGACCATGATTGATGTGGGCGGCGAGTCGACCAGACCGGGAGCGGCTGAGGTCAGCGAAGACGAAGAGATCGCGCGCGTAGTCCCCGTCGTTGAAGCCATTGCCCGGCGTTTTGAAGTTTTTATCTCGGTAGATACTTCGAAAGCAGGGGTGATCCGCGAGTCGGCTCAGGCCGGTGCGCACCTGATCAACGACGTTCGTTCATTGCAGGAGCCGGGCGCATTGGCCGCTGCGGCGGAAAGCGGGTTGCCAGTGTGCCTGATGCACATGCAGGGTGAGCCACGAACCATGCAGCAGGCACCGCACTACGACGATCTGATTGGCGATGTGAACGCCTTTTTTCAGCATCATATAGAACGCTGTAATGCCGCCGGCATTACAAATCAGAAATTGCTGCTCGACCCCGGGTTCGGTTTCGGTAAGAATTTAGCGCACAATTATCAGCTTCTGGCCAGATTGTCTGAGTTTCATCACTTCGGCCTGCCGCTTTTGGTGGGAATGTCGCGTAAGTCGATGATTGGGCAACTGCTGAATGTCCCACCTGATCAGCGGGTTATCGGCAGCGTAGCCTGTGCGGTTATCGCCGCTATGCAGGGAGCGCAGATTGTCAGAGTGCATGACGTTAAAGAAACCGTCGAGGCGATGCGTGTCGTCGAGGCAACCATTTCAGCTAAGGGATGATAGAGACATGAGCGAGCGCAAATATTTTGGTACCGACGGCATTCGTGGCAAGGTCGGTGAGAGTCCTATTACCCCTGATTTCGTTCTGAAACTGGGCTGGGCGGCGGGCAAGGTGCTGGCACGCCACGGTTCTCGTAAAATTATTATCGGCAAAGACACTCGTATCTCAGGTTACATGCTTGAGTCGGCATTGGAAGCCGGTCTTGCCGCGGCGGGGCTGTCTGCTTCCTTCACGGGGCCTATGCCGACGCCAGCGGTAGCCTATCTGACGCGTACCTTCCGTGCGGAAGCCGGTATTGTGATCTCCGCTTCTCATAACCCGTTTTACGACAACGGCATTAAATTCTTCTCCATTGATGGCGCGAAGCTGCCGGATCATGTGGAAGAAGCCATTGAAGCTGAAATGGAAAAACCGCTGACCTGCGTAGAATCTTCCGAACTGGGTAAAGCGAGCCGGATCATTGATGCTGCCGGCCGTTACATCGAATTCTGTAAAGGCACCTTCCCGAGCGAACTGAGCCTGAAAGGCCTGAAAATTGTGGTGGACTGCGCCAACGGCGCGACCTATCACATTGCGCCGAGCGTGCTGCGTGAACTGGGTGCCACGGTGATTGCCATCGGCGTTGAACCGGATGGCATGAACATCAATGAAAAATGCGGTGCAACAGACGTTCGCCAACTGCAAGAGCGCGTGCTGCAGGAGAAAGCGCACGTCGGTCTGGCATTTGACGGCGACGGTGACCGGGTGATGATGGTTGATCACCTTGGCCACAAGGTCGACGGCGACCAGATCCTTTATATCATCGCCCGCGAAGGGTTGCGTCAGGGCCAACTGCGCGGTGGCGCGGTAGGCACGCTGATGAGCAATATGGGGCTCGAACTGGCACTTAAGCAGTTGGGCATTCCCTTTGCTCGAGCCAAAGTCGGCGATCGCTATGTACTGGAGAAGCTGCAGGAACTGGGATGGCGCATTGGTGCGGAGAACTCCGGCCATGTAATCCTGCTGGATAAAACTACCACCGGTGACGGCATCGTTGCCGGTCTGCAGGTACTGACGGCGATGGTCCGCAACAACATGAGCCTGCACGACCTGTGCAGCGGCATGAAATTACTGCCGCAGATCCTGGTCAACGTGCGTTTTGTCGGCGAGCACAACCCGCTGGAATCAGAAGAGGTGCGTAAAATCACCGAGCAGGTCGAGGCTGAACTGGCCGGCCGCGGCCGCGTGCTGCTACGTAAATCCGGTACCGAGCCGCTGATCCGCGTGATGGTGGAAGGCGAGGACGAGCAGCAAGTGACGGCATTGGCACATCGCATTGCCGACGCGGTGAAATCTGCGGGCTAACGCTTTTTTGATCGGTCCGGGGGCAACCGCTGCCCTCGGAAATCACAGCCTGCGAATTTTATTGGCGTTTTTTTCCGCAAACGCGCCGGTGGCTGCAAATTGCCCTTGCGTGGTTTGGCGCCTTTGGTTAGTATTCACACCCGCTTCAGTGGGCAGTTTGATATAACGCCTGCGACTTCTTAATAGAATTAGAAGCCTTTGGGGTGTGAAGCATTTGGCACGCGGTGAAGCCGCAAGGATACGGGTACAACTATGTACGAAGCTCTTCTGGTAATTTTCCTGCTGATCTCAATCGGGCTGGTTGCTCTGATTATGCTGCAGCAAGGTAAAGGCGCTGATATGGGAGCCTCATTCGGAGCAGGTGCTTCTGGCACATTGTTCGGTTCGAGCGGTTCCGGTAACTTCATGACCCGCATGACGGCTGTGCTGGCGACGCTGTTCTTCGTCATCAGTCTGATCCTGGGCAACCTGAGCACCAACCAGAGCAAGAAAGGCAGCGAGTGGGAAAATCTGGGTCAGCCAGTGAAATCTGAGCAGACTACCGCGCCGGCAGCACCAACCAAGCCGAGCAGCGATATCCCGCAGTAAGCAGCACGCAGTAACAGAGTTTGAAAACGGTTGTTATTACCTCATTAAAATAACGGCCGTTAGCAGTAAGAATCAGTACCGAGGTGGTGGAATTGGTAGACACGCTACCTTGAGGTGGTAGTGCCCTAACGGGCTTGTGGGTTCGAGTCCCATCCTCGGTACCAAATCCCAGAGATAACTTGCAATTTTGCGATTATCGGCGTAATATTTGCCACGTTTTCGGACGCGGGGTGGAGCAGCCTGGTAGCTCGTCGGGCTCATAACCCGAAGGTCGTCGGTTCAAATCCGGCCCCCGCAACCACTTTCCTTTAAGTGTTTATTTTCAAATACACTTTTCGATTGAATTCCGCTTTTCTCGATCAACATTTGAAAATGACACTTGTTAGAAAGTTGCACCGAAGCCGCTTAGCGGCAAACAGGGTCCAGTTGCATAAAGCCCCGAATTTTCGGGGTTTTTTGTTATTTGGCAACAGAATCACTGGGCTATTAGGCCCTTTTTTTATGTCTTGGGGGTGGGCTTGTCCACATTAGAGCAAAAATTAACAGAGATGCTTTCGGCACCGGTAGAAGCGTTGGGCTTTGAACTTGTAGGCATCGAATTTATTCGTGCGCGCCAATCGACGCTCCGTATCTATATTGACAGTGAAAACGGCATCAATGTTGACGATTGCGCTGATGTCAGCCACCAGGTCAGCGCGGTATTGGACGTCGAAGAGCCAATCACAGTCGCTTACAACTTGGAAGTCTCCTCTCCTGGCCTTGATCGCCCGATGTTCACCGCCGAACACTATACTCGTTTCCTCGGTGATGAAGTCAGCTTGGTCCTGCGCATGGCCGTACAGAACCGTCGCAAATGGCAGGGCATTATCAAGTCTGTCGATGGCGAGATGATCACGGTTACTGTGGAAGGGAAAGATGAAGTGTTCGCGCTGAGCAATATCCAGAAAGCGAACCTGGTACCCCACTTTTAAAGTTTGGATGAGGCAACTAGGATGAATAAAGAGATTCTGGCTGTTGTTGAAGCTGTTTCCAATGAAAAATCCCTTCCGCGTGAGAAGATTTTCGAAGCGCTGGAAACCGCATTAGCCACCGCCACCAAGAAAAAATACGAGCAGGAAATCGAAGTTCGCGTCAGCATTGACCGCAAAACTGGCGATTTCGATACCTTCCGCCGTTGGGTCGCCGTAGATGAAGTGACTCAGCCAACGCGTGAAATCACGCTGGAAGCTGCGCAGTATGAAGAGCCAGGCATCGAGCTGGGCGGTTACATCGAAGATCAGATTGAATCTGTTACCTTCGACCGTATCACCACTCAAACCGCGAAACAGGTTATCGTACAGAAAGTACGTGAAGCCGAGCGCGCTATGGTCGTTGATGCTTTCCGTCAGCACGAAGGTGAAATCGTCACCGGCGTGGTGAAGAAAGTTAACCGTGACAGCATTGCGCTGGATCTGGGCAGCAACGCCGAAGCGGTCATTGGCCGTGAAGACATGCTGCCGCGCGAAAACTTCCGTCCAGGCGACCGCATCCGCGGCATCCTGTACGCCGTTCGTCCCGAAGCCCGTGGTGCCCAGCTGTTCGTCAGCCGCTCCAGCGCCGAGATGCTGAAAGAACTGTTCCGCATCGAAGTACCGGAAATCGGCGAAGAAGTGATTGAAATTAAAGCGGCAGCCCGCGATCCAGGCTCCCGTGCGAAAATTGCAGTGAAAACCAACGACAAACGCATCGACCCGGTCGGCGCTTGCGTAGGTATGCGCGGTGCGCGCGTTCAGGCCGTTTCGAGCGAGCTCGGCGGTGAACGTATCGACATCATCCTGTGGGATGATAACCCTGCGCAGTTCGTCATCAACGCCATGGCGCCGGCAGACGTTGCCTCGATCGTGGTTGATGAAGATAATTGCACTATGGATATCGCCGTTGAAGCCAGCAATCTGGCACAGGCGATCGGCCGTAATGGCCAAAACGTGCGTTTGGCATCCCAGCTGTTAAAACAACACCGTGACGACGACCGTTGGGAACTGAACGTGATGACGGCGGACGATCTGCAGGCCAAGCACCAGGCCGAAGCTCATGCCGCCATTGATACCTTCACCAAGTATCTTGATATCGACGAAGATTTCGCCACCGTACTGGTTGAAGAAGGCTTCTCTACGCTGGAAGAATTGGCTTACGTGCCAATCAAAGAGCTGCTGGAAATCGACGGTCTGGATGAAGATATGGTTGAAGCGTTGCGCGATCGCGCCAAAGCTGCATTGACCACGCTGGCCCTGGCCCAAGAAGAAAGCCTGGGCGACCAAAAACCTGCTGACGATTTGCTCAACCTTCCGGGTCTTGAGCGCAGCATGGCCTTTAAACTGGCCGCGCGTGGGGTTTGTACGCTGGAAGATCTTGCCGAGCAGGGTGTTGACGATCTGGCTGATATTGAAGGGCTTAGCGATGAGCAAGCCGGCGAGCTGATTATGGCCGCACGTAATATCTGTTGGTTTGGCGACAACGCGTAATAAACTGTAGCAGGAAGGAACAGCATGACGACAGATGTAACCGTAAAATCGCTGGCAGCAGAGATTCAGACTCCAGTTGATCGCCTGGTACAGCAGTTTGCTGATGCAGGGATTAACAAGTCTGAGACAGACTCTGTAACCCAACATGAGAAAGAAGCCTTACTGGCGCACCTGAACCGTGAACACGGTAGCGCGCCTGGTAAGCTCACGTTGCAGCGCAAAACGCGCAGCACCTTGAATATTCCGAGCACCGGCGGTAAAAGTAAATCGGTGCAAATTGAGGTCCGCAAGAAACGCACTTATGTAAATCGCGATACGCCAGAAGCCCAACAGGCTGAAGCGGCAGAGCAGGCACAGCGTGAAGCGGAAGAGCAGGCACAGCGCGAAGCGGAAGAGCTAGCGAAACGCGAAGCAGAAGCGAAGCGCGCAGCCGAAGAGCAAGCCAAACGTGAGGCCGCGGAGATTGCTAAGCGTAATTCAGCGGAAAAAGAAAAAGTGACGAATCAACATACCGACGAAATGACCAAGCCAGCTCAGGCAGAAAAAGCACGCCGTGAAGCCGAAGCCGCTGAACTGAAACGTAAAGCGGAAGAGGAAGTACGCCGTAAGGTCGAAGAAGACGCCAAACGCGTAGCGGAAGAAGCTCGCCGCATGGCAGAAGAGAACGGTGAGAAGTGGGCCGAAGCTGAAGCAGCAAGCGCTGCGGTTGAAACAGCCGATTACCACGTGACTACCTCTCAGCACGCCCGTGCCGCTGAAGACGAAAACGACGCTAAAGTTGAAGGCGAACGCCGCAGCCGCACCCGTGGCGGTAAAGCGACCAAGCAGAAGAAAGGCAACAAGCTTTCCGAGTCTAAAGCAGACCGTGAAGAAGCGCGCGCCGTTACCCGTGGCGGTAAAGGCAAGCGTAAGCCAAGCACTCTGCAGCAGGGCTTCAACAAGCCGGCTCAGGTGGTTAACCGCGACGTTATTATCGGCGAAACCATCACCGTAGCCGAACTGGCTAACAAAATGGCGGTTAAAGGCTCTCAGGTCATCAAAGCGATGATGAAGCTGGGCGCAATGGCCACCATCAACCAGGTCATCGATCAGGAAACCGCGCAGCTGGTTGCCGAAGAGATGGGCCACAAAGTTATCCTGCGTCGTGAGAACGAGCTGGAAGAAGCGCTGATGAGCGATCGTGATACCGGTGCAGCGGCTGAGCCACGTGCGCCAGTTGTGACCATCATGGGCCACGTCGACCACGGTAAAACTTCTTTGCTGGACTACATCCGCTCCACCAAGGTGGCAGCAGGCGAGGCCGGCGGTATTACCCAGCATATCGGTGCTTACCACGTAGAAACCGACAACGGCATGATCACCTTCCTGGATACCCCAGGCCACGCAGCCTTTACTTCAATGCGTGCCCGTGGTGCTCAGGCGACTGACATCGTTGTTCTGGTTGTTGCTGCCGACGACGGCGTGATGCCGCAAACCATCGAAGCTATCCAGCATGCGAAAGCAGCGCAGGTACCGTTGGTGGTTGCAGTGAACAAAATTGACAAGCCGGAAGCCGATCCGGATCGCGTTAAGCAAGAACTGTCCCAGTACGGCGTTATGCCGGAAGAGTGGGGCGGCGAAGCTCAGTTCGTTCACGTATCTGCGAAAGCCGGTACCGGTATCGACGAACTGCTGAACGCTATCCTGCTGCAGTCCGAAGTTCTCGAACTGAAAGCGGTACGCAGCGGCATGGCCAGCGGCGTAGTTATCGAATCCTTCCTGGATAAAGGTCGTGGTCCGGTTGCTACCGTGTTGGTACAGGAAGGTACGCTGAACAAAGGCGATATCGTTCTGTGTGGCTTCGAATACGGCCGCGTGCGTGCGATGCGTGACGAGCTGGGTCGCGAAGTGACCTCTGCGGGTCCTTCTATTCCGGTTGAGATCCTGGGCCTGTCCAGCGTTCCTGCCGCCGGTGATGAAGCGACCGTTGTGCGTGACGAGAAGAAAGCGCGTGAAGTTGCGCTGTACCGTCAAGGCAAGTTCCGCGAAGTTAAACTGGCGCGTCAGCAGAAATCCAAACTGGAAAACATGTTTGCGAACATGACCGACGGTGAAGTTTCTGAGCTGAACATCGTACTGAAATCCGACGTACAGGGTTCTTGTGAAGCCATCATGGATTCACTGTTGAAACTCTCTACCGACGAAGTGAAAGTGAAGATTGTTGGTTCTGGCGTAGGTGGTATCACTGAAACCGACGCAACGCTGGCAGCCGCTTCCAACGCCATCATCCTGGGCTTCAACGTCCGTGCCGACGCTTCCGCGCGCCGCGTGATTGAAGCAGAAAGCCTGGATCTGCGTTACTACTCCGTGATCTATAACTTGATCGACGAAGTGAAGCAGGCGATGAGCGGTATGTTGGCGCCTGAGTACAAGCAGCAGATCATCGGTCTGGCCGAAGTGCGTGACGTGTTCAAATCACCTAAATTCGGTGCTATTGCCGGTTGTATGGTTACCGAAGGTAACATCAAGCGTCACAACCCAATCCGCGTTCTGCGCGACAACGTGGTTATCTATGAAGGCGAGCTGGAATCCCTGCGCCGCTTCAAAGATGACGTTAACGAAGTCCGTAACGGCATGGAATGTGGTATCGGCGTTAAGAACTACAACGACGTGCGCGTCGGCGACATGATCGAAGTCTTCGAAATCATCGAGATCCAACGTACCATCGCTTAACGCTAGCACATCTGCTTAAGTCTTTTCTGGGGGGCCTTGTGCCCCCCGATTTGTCTGGAGAATCCATAATGGCAAAAGAATTCAGCCGCGGTCAGCGCGTGGCACAAGAGATGCAAAAAGAGATTGCTATCATTCTGCAGCGTGAAGTCAAAGATCCGCGTATCGGCATGGCTACCGT encodes the following:
- the rlmE gene encoding 23S rRNA (uridine(2552)-2'-O)-methyltransferase RlmE; its protein translation is MANKKRSASSSRWLQEHFSDKYVQQAQKKGLRSRAWFKLDEIQQSDKLFKPGMTVVDLGAAPGGWSQYVVTQIGGSGRIIACDILPMDPIVGVDFLQGDFRDELVLKALLERVGESKVQVVMSDMAPNMSGTPAVDIPRSMYLVELALGMCRDVLAPGGSFLVKVFQGDGFDEYLREIRSLFTKVKIRKPDASRARSREVYIVATGRKL
- the ftsH gene encoding ATP-dependent zinc metalloprotease FtsH, with product MAKNLILWLVIAVVLMSVFQSFGPSESNGRRVDYSTFMSELTQDQVREARINGREINVTKKDSNKYTTYIPVNDPKLLDTLLTKNVKVVGEPPEEPSLLASIFISWFPMLLLIGVWIFFMRQMQGGGGKGAMSFGKSKARMLTEDQIKTTFADVAGCDEAKDEVSELVEYLREPSRFQKLGGKIPKGVLMVGPPGTGKTLLAKAIAGEAKVPFFTISGSDFVEMFVGVGASRVRDMFEQAKKAAPCIIFIDEIDAVGRQRGAGLGGGHDEREQTLNQMLVEMDGFEGNEGIIVIAATNRPDVLDPALLRPGRFDRQVVVGLPDVRGREQILKVHSRRVPLAPDVDASVLARGTPGFSGADLANLVNEAALFAARGNKRVVSMVEFEKAKDKIMMGAERRSMVMTEAQKESTAYHEAGHAIIGRLVPEHDPVHKVTIIPRGRALGVTFFLPEGDAISASRQKLESQISTLYGGRLAEEIIYGPEKVSTGASNDIKVATSIARNMVTQWGFSEKLGPLLYAEEEGEVFLGRSVAKAKHMSDETARIIDQEVKSLIERNYVRARSLLMENMDILHSMKDALMKYETIDAPQIDDLMNRKDVRPPAGWDDVGKGSNSDNGGTPKAPTPVDEPRTPNPGNTMSEQLDK
- the folP gene encoding dihydropteroate synthase, which translates into the protein MQLTVRDMTLDLSHPRVMGILNVTPDSFSDGGQHNQLNQALLHAHALISAGATMIDVGGESTRPGAAEVSEDEEIARVVPVVEAIARRFEVFISVDTSKAGVIRESAQAGAHLINDVRSLQEPGALAAAAESGLPVCLMHMQGEPRTMQQAPHYDDLIGDVNAFFQHHIERCNAAGITNQKLLLDPGFGFGKNLAHNYQLLARLSEFHHFGLPLLVGMSRKSMIGQLLNVPPDQRVIGSVACAVIAAMQGAQIVRVHDVKETVEAMRVVEATISAKG
- the glmM gene encoding phosphoglucosamine mutase; translated protein: MSERKYFGTDGIRGKVGESPITPDFVLKLGWAAGKVLARHGSRKIIIGKDTRISGYMLESALEAGLAAAGLSASFTGPMPTPAVAYLTRTFRAEAGIVISASHNPFYDNGIKFFSIDGAKLPDHVEEAIEAEMEKPLTCVESSELGKASRIIDAAGRYIEFCKGTFPSELSLKGLKIVVDCANGATYHIAPSVLRELGATVIAIGVEPDGMNINEKCGATDVRQLQERVLQEKAHVGLAFDGDGDRVMMVDHLGHKVDGDQILYIIAREGLRQGQLRGGAVGTLMSNMGLELALKQLGIPFARAKVGDRYVLEKLQELGWRIGAENSGHVILLDKTTTGDGIVAGLQVLTAMVRNNMSLHDLCSGMKLLPQILVNVRFVGEHNPLESEEVRKITEQVEAELAGRGRVLLRKSGTEPLIRVMVEGEDEQQVTALAHRIADAVKSAG
- the secG gene encoding preprotein translocase subunit SecG; the protein is MYEALLVIFLLISIGLVALIMLQQGKGADMGASFGAGASGTLFGSSGSGNFMTRMTAVLATLFFVISLILGNLSTNQSKKGSEWENLGQPVKSEQTTAPAAPTKPSSDIPQ
- the rimP gene encoding ribosome maturation factor RimP, with product MSTLEQKLTEMLSAPVEALGFELVGIEFIRARQSTLRIYIDSENGINVDDCADVSHQVSAVLDVEEPITVAYNLEVSSPGLDRPMFTAEHYTRFLGDEVSLVLRMAVQNRRKWQGIIKSVDGEMITVTVEGKDEVFALSNIQKANLVPHF
- the nusA gene encoding transcription termination factor NusA, which codes for MNKEILAVVEAVSNEKSLPREKIFEALETALATATKKKYEQEIEVRVSIDRKTGDFDTFRRWVAVDEVTQPTREITLEAAQYEEPGIELGGYIEDQIESVTFDRITTQTAKQVIVQKVREAERAMVVDAFRQHEGEIVTGVVKKVNRDSIALDLGSNAEAVIGREDMLPRENFRPGDRIRGILYAVRPEARGAQLFVSRSSAEMLKELFRIEVPEIGEEVIEIKAAARDPGSRAKIAVKTNDKRIDPVGACVGMRGARVQAVSSELGGERIDIILWDDNPAQFVINAMAPADVASIVVDEDNCTMDIAVEASNLAQAIGRNGQNVRLASQLLKQHRDDDRWELNVMTADDLQAKHQAEAHAAIDTFTKYLDIDEDFATVLVEEGFSTLEELAYVPIKELLEIDGLDEDMVEALRDRAKAALTTLALAQEESLGDQKPADDLLNLPGLERSMAFKLAARGVCTLEDLAEQGVDDLADIEGLSDEQAGELIMAARNICWFGDNA
- the infB gene encoding translation initiation factor IF-2, coding for MTTDVTVKSLAAEIQTPVDRLVQQFADAGINKSETDSVTQHEKEALLAHLNREHGSAPGKLTLQRKTRSTLNIPSTGGKSKSVQIEVRKKRTYVNRDTPEAQQAEAAEQAQREAEEQAQREAEELAKREAEAKRAAEEQAKREAAEIAKRNSAEKEKVTNQHTDEMTKPAQAEKARREAEAAELKRKAEEEVRRKVEEDAKRVAEEARRMAEENGEKWAEAEAASAAVETADYHVTTSQHARAAEDENDAKVEGERRSRTRGGKATKQKKGNKLSESKADREEARAVTRGGKGKRKPSTLQQGFNKPAQVVNRDVIIGETITVAELANKMAVKGSQVIKAMMKLGAMATINQVIDQETAQLVAEEMGHKVILRRENELEEALMSDRDTGAAAEPRAPVVTIMGHVDHGKTSLLDYIRSTKVAAGEAGGITQHIGAYHVETDNGMITFLDTPGHAAFTSMRARGAQATDIVVLVVAADDGVMPQTIEAIQHAKAAQVPLVVAVNKIDKPEADPDRVKQELSQYGVMPEEWGGEAQFVHVSAKAGTGIDELLNAILLQSEVLELKAVRSGMASGVVIESFLDKGRGPVATVLVQEGTLNKGDIVLCGFEYGRVRAMRDELGREVTSAGPSIPVEILGLSSVPAAGDEATVVRDEKKAREVALYRQGKFREVKLARQQKSKLENMFANMTDGEVSELNIVLKSDVQGSCEAIMDSLLKLSTDEVKVKIVGSGVGGITETDATLAAASNAIILGFNVRADASARRVIEAESLDLRYYSVIYNLIDEVKQAMSGMLAPEYKQQIIGLAEVRDVFKSPKFGAIAGCMVTEGNIKRHNPIRVLRDNVVIYEGELESLRRFKDDVNEVRNGMECGIGVKNYNDVRVGDMIEVFEIIEIQRTIA